Proteins encoded by one window of Fictibacillus marinisediminis:
- a CDS encoding UPF0489 family protein, with protein MNKYDRNSDWKIHIPEKNMYIMKDHSWAFIAWELERIKGSIRPDAVLLHLDYHLDDVADGLFVDGIMTAKSEDDLFKLIRTREELNSGNMTTSKICIDNFIWPSFARGTVGSMFTVAPQQQQDLATWMLSDDDGSYQREDIENNKQEILGFISEQKFKSVYRSYNIEQFKESHLDTFIKCSEDKSKILDIDLDYFNKSQNLFAPDLMPEKEIRSILHDVMKMCKWDLVTVALSPIYCGGDEKAEYLLKIFADVTELERI; from the coding sequence ATGAATAAATATGACCGTAATTCTGACTGGAAAATTCACATTCCTGAAAAAAATATGTATATAATGAAAGATCACTCTTGGGCTTTTATTGCTTGGGAACTTGAAAGAATAAAAGGTTCTATTCGTCCTGATGCGGTACTTCTTCATTTAGATTATCACCTTGACGACGTAGCTGATGGTCTATTTGTTGATGGTATTATGACAGCTAAATCAGAGGATGATTTATTCAAGTTAATTCGTACAAGAGAAGAGTTAAATAGCGGAAATATGACAACTTCAAAAATATGTATCGATAACTTCATATGGCCATCATTTGCAAGAGGTACGGTTGGTTCAATGTTTACTGTGGCTCCCCAGCAACAACAAGATCTTGCGACATGGATGTTAAGTGATGATGACGGTTCATACCAACGTGAAGATATCGAAAATAATAAACAGGAAATATTAGGTTTTATATCCGAACAAAAATTCAAATCTGTTTACCGATCGTATAATATTGAGCAATTTAAGGAAAGTCATTTAGACACCTTTATAAAATGTTCTGAAGATAAGAGTAAAATATTAGACATTGATTTAGATTATTTTAACAAATCTCAGAATCTATTTGCACCTGATTTAATGCCAGAAAAAGAAATTCGATCAATATTGCATGACGTTATGAAAATGTGCAAATGGGATTTAGTTACAGTTGCTCTTTCACCTATTTATTGTGGTGGAGATGAAAAGGCGGAGTATCTTTTGAAAATATTTGCAGATGTCACAGAACTTGAAAGGATTTAG
- a CDS encoding DUF3895 domain-containing protein produces MNNERYSISKPKTYYDVCSYLDKLVKQEN; encoded by the coding sequence ATAAATAACGAGCGGTATTCAATTAGTAAGCCCAAGACTTACTATGATGTTTGTTCCTATTTAGATAAACTAGTTAAACAAGAAAATTGA
- a CDS encoding tyrosine-type recombinase/integrase produces the protein MVKKYTEAYFSRDSFTAGKALTPPKLSHSFANDWIKDGGKLILLRDQLGHNSIETTQQYTNLSLKEREKVMS, from the coding sequence ATGGTAAAGAAATATACTGAGGCTTATTTTTCTAGAGATTCATTTACAGCCGGTAAAGCATTAACTCCACCTAAACTTAGTCATAGCTTTGCAAATGACTGGATTAAGGATGGTGGAAAACTTATCTTATTACGTGATCAGCTTGGCCATAATTCCATTGAAACGACACAACAATATACTAACTTATCTTTAAAAGAACGAGAAAAAGTAATGAGTTGA